Within the Leisingera thetidis genome, the region TATGTTCAGTCGATGGATCTCGACTACATGATGCCCATCCGCGCGCCGCAAGAGGGATTCAAGATCTTCTCGCAGGAATATGAGGCGGCATGGCGCCACGGCGGATTGTGGATTCCCGTTGTGCATCCCTTTGCCACCGGCCGGCTGGCGCGGTGGGAGATCATGCACCGGTTTATTGAAGAGGCTCTGGAACGCGGCGGTGTCTGGTTTGCACCGATGGAGGAGATCGCGGCCCATGTCCAGGATGTGGTGCAAAGCGGGGCATGGAGCCCGCGCGTAGACAAGCTGCCGCATTACCCGGAACCCGTCCAGGTCCGGAGAACCTAATGGATACCTAAGGAGAGTTACTGCGGGCTGAATTGGCCTGCCATCAAGGGAGGGAACGATGAACGAACATACTGAGGAATGGCTCGCTGAGATTGATCGGCGCGCCGCGGTCTATGACCAGACCGGCGAAGACGGCCAAGGCCGCATGACCGCAGTCGACTATCTCGGGATAGCCGCGCTGACTTTGGCGGTTGCCGCCGTTTTCTGGGTGTGGGGGACCTGAGATGACAATGGAAACAACATCTGAGAGCTTTGGGGCGGAACCCGCAGGCGATGTATCCAATGGCTATGCTGCGGCAGCCGAACGGGGCGATGCGCCGCTGCTGCCATCCGAACGGCTATGGGGGTTCAAGGAATTCACCTTTGCCAATTCGGCGCTGGCAATTGCCACTTGGGCCTTCCTGATCGGAGGCGCGGTTGGATTGTTTGTCGGTCCCAAGGAAGGGATCGCGGCAATCGTGATCGGCAATATTTTCGGTGTGGTTCTGACTGCACTGGCCACCACGGTCATGACAGGGCGCTACGGTGTGGAACAGTTCACCGCCCTGCGCAGCCAGTTCGGTTACAACGGCAGCCGCCTTGTCTATCTGCTGGCTGTCATCGTTCTGACCATGGGCTGGCTGGCTGTGCTGGCAATGATGTTCGGCCGTTCGATTGACGGGCTGACCGCGCTGGCAAGCGGCGGCACGGCTTCTCCTGTCGGCATCAAGACGGCCATTGCGGCGGTCGGGGCGATCCTGCTGACCTGGTATATCGTCGCCCGCGGGCCGACGTCGATCAAGGTCTTCAACATGATCGTTTCGCCCGCGCTGGTGCTCCTGATGGCAGGCATGCTGTGGCTGATCTTCCGTCAGCATTCCTTTGCAGAACTGATGGCCATGGAAGCACTCGACCCGCCGTTCGAGGACAGCCATCTGAACTTTATCATCGCGATCGAGGTCAACATGGCGGCGGGCTTCTCCTGGTGGCCCTATATCGGCAACCTGGCGCGGCTGACACGCAATGAGCGGACCGCCTTCTGGCCCAACCTTGTCGGCATTTTCGGGGCCGCAGTGCTCGGCGAGATCGTGGGATTGCTGGCGGCGGTATCTCTGGGCGACAGCGACCCGACAATCTGGATGACGATGATTGCCGGCGTTGGTTTCGGTGTGCTGGCGCTCGCTTTCATCGCCTTCGCCAACATCACTTCAATGGCCAATATCCTATATTCTGCAAATGTCGGGCTGCGTCAGGTCGGCACGGCTGGCGTGCGCCGGATCGGCTGGGGCACGCTGCTGTTCGGGTTTTGCATTGTGCCGCTGCTGCTGGCCGTGGTCTTTCCGCAGATATATGACGGGTTCTTCATTTTCCTGGTCTGGACTTCGGCGCTCAACTCGGCGCTGGCGGGGATCGGCATCGCCGACTACTTCTTCCTGCGCCGCCAGCGGCTTGACCTGCGCGCGCTGCACGGCAGGCAGGAAAACGGCGCTTACCAGTTCCTGGGCGGGTTCAACCCGATTGGTCTCTTCGCGCTGCTGGCGGGCTTTGTCACCTATGTGTGGCTGTTCAACCCGCAAACGCTCGATAACGTGGAAGCCTTCCGCTACCTCACGGCGTCGCTGCCATCCTGCGCAATGGCCGGGCTGGTCCACTACGTATTGACCCGCTTGCTGGCCAACCGTCTCGGCTGGGGGAATTACCCCAAGAACTAACGAAAATCCGGCAGGTGAAGCTTCGTTTGCCTGCCGGCCGCCGCAAGGCTGCAATCCACTTGAAATAACGGAAGGTGTCCCATGACCCAGTCCTACGACTATATCATCATTGGTGCGGGCTCAGCTGGATGCGTGCTGGCGAACCGGCTGAGCGAAGACCCCAAAACCCGCGTTCTGGTGCTGGAATTCGGCGGGTCGGACAAGTCCATCTTCATCCAGATGCCAACGGCGCTGTCCATTCCGATGAACGGCACCAAGCATAACTGGCGCTACTACACGCTGCCCGAACCAGGTCTGGACGGGCGCCGGGTGCATTGCCCGCGCGGCAAGGTGCTGGGCGGGTCATCTTCGATCAACGGCATGGTCTACATGCGCGGCCATGCACGCGACTTTGATGAATGGGAGGAGCTTGGCGCCAAAGGCTGGGGCTACGCCAACTGCCTTCCTTATTTCCAGCGCGCCGAAAGCTGGAAGGGCGGAGGCGATGAATGGCGCGGGGACACCGGCCCGCTTGCCACGAATGCCGGCAATGAAATGGAAAACCCCCTTTATCGCGCCTTCGTCGCGGCAGGGCGGGAGGCAGGCTATGTCACCACAGACGACCCGAACGGCCACCTGCAGGAGGGGTTCGGCCCGATGCACATGACCGTGAAGGACGGGCGCCGCTGGTCGACTGCCAACGCCTATCTGAAACCCGCGATGTCCCGGCCGAACCTGACCGTCCTGACCCACGCCATGACGCGGCGGGTGATCCTGGAGGGAAAGCGCGCGGTGGGCGTCGAGTATGAACGCGGCGGTCAGCGCCACATTGCTCATGCCACCTGCGAGGTGTTGATCTCTTCTGGCCCGATCGGCGCACCGCACCTGCTGCAGCGGTCGGGGATCGGCCCGGCAGAGGTTCTGCGCAAAGCCGGTGTCGGCGTGCAGCACGATTTGCCCGGCGTGGGGGAAAACCTGCAGGATCACTCCGAGGTCTACATCCAGTACGCCTGCAAGGAACCGATTACGCTGAATGGCAAGATGGGGCTTTGGAGCAAGTTCCTGATCGGCGCGGAGTGGATACTGTTCAAGCGCGGCCTGTCGGCCACCAACCACTTCGAAAGCGGCGGTTTCATCCGTTCGGATGCCTCCTTGGAATGGCCCGATATTCAGTTCCATTTCCTGCCTGCCGCGATGCGGTATGACGGCAAAGAGCCGCTAAAGGAGCATGGCTTCATGGTGCTGACGGGGCCCAATAAACCCAAAAGCCGGGGCCATGTGCGGCTGCGGTCCACCGACCCGTTTGAGCAGCCCGATATCCTGTTCAATTACCTTGAGCGGGAAGAAGACCGGGAAGGGTTCCGCAAGTGCTTGCGGCTGACGCGGGAGATTGTCGCCCAGCCTGCGTTTGACAGGTACCGAGGTGAGGAAATGGCCCCCGGCAAGGACGTCCGGACGGATGACGAGATCGACGCCTGGGTGCGTGAAACGATGGAAAGCACCTATCATCCCTGCGGCACCTGCCGCATGGGCGAGGATGGAATGGCCGTTGTGGACAGCGAGCTGAAGGTACACGGTATCGGCGGGCTGCGCGTGATTGACAGCTCAGTTTTCCCGAGTGAGCCCAACGCCAATCTGAACGCCCCAACGATCATGCTGGCGGAACGCGCGGCGGACATGGTGCGCGGGCGCACGCTGCTGCCGCCATCGAATGCCGCGGTTGGCACCGCCCCGGGGACGGGCCAGACCCAGCGCAGCAGCGAGCCAGTCCGCAAAATCTGACAGGAAGATTGGCCCTGCAGAGTCCTAATGCCAACCGCCGATGCATGCAGTTTGGAGATAAAAACATATTGGTTCGGCAGAGGCGGCATCGGCCCAGAGCGACGATCAGAACACTATGAGGCAGCTTGACGGCTTGGAGCCCATTCCGAAAGCGCTAAGCCCCTGCTGCGCGCGCAGAATTTTCCACGAAGCGCCATGGCTGTGTCCACCGCTGCTTCACTATGAAAAAGCAGCCATTCATGCAAGCCGCAGCACGGTTCGGATCAGCAGCAACGGAACTGCGCAAACAGGTGAACCTTCTTGCATGGCAGCCAACGGCCGCTTCCAGAAGCCCTTGTTTGCCCGAAGGAGCCGCCTGTACTACTCGACCCAAATTTGTACCCGGTTACCTGGCTTGATAGCCCGGGCAGAAACTGCCCGGGCCACTGTCTTGGACTATTGCACTCGCTTCAGCGAGCGTCGTGGATAATCTCGCCGTCGAAGACTGTAAGCGGGAACTTGGTCTCCGCGATGTCCCAGATCGTCTCCAAATTCTGCGACGGCGCTTCGATGTCGGTATCAATCATGATCAGATCCGCGCGCTCTCCCGGTTCCAGCGACCCGGTCAAATCCTGCTGCCCCATCGCAATCGCGCCGTTCACCGTATAGGCGGCCAGAATGTCGTCCAGTTCCAGCGCTTCCTCCGCGTTGACCGCAACTACCATGATTTCCCCGTTTTCATCCTTTGAAAGCGGGTTGGCCGGCAGCAGGTCCGCCCGTATCAAGCCCGCCGCCGTGTTGACGAAAGGCTGCGGCGACGGCACATCCACCGGCGCATTGCTGCCCGCCGCGACAATGCCACCGGCATCCCGGAAACTGCGGAACGGATAGACCCGGTCCCCCCCACAGGCCGTCCTGGCGGTAGAGCTTGTCCAGATCCACCAGTGACTCCACTTTGTTGATGAAGGTGTTGACCGTGGTTGTTGAATGCCAAGCAAAACTGACCTTTCCGTCAGATTGGCGGCCGAAGTCCCGCCTTCGGCTCGCGTGTTCTGTTACGTTTGATCTGACTTCCTACCGGAAAATCAGGGCTGATTTGCAGGTTCAGTCGGCGAAGCCGCCTGTTCCTGCTGATCTGCCACGTGGCGAACGCGGGAGCACAAGCACGCCGGCTTGCGGCAGACACCTTGGTTGCCTTGGAAGCAAGGCGGTTTACGTCCCTGGACGGTGAACTGGCGCAGGGCTGGGTCGAGGTCTTTCCCGAACTGACGGAAGATGAACGCCGCTAGGGGCACTTGCCGGGCTTCACTCTGGAACGGATCGAGCAATGGCTTGAAGCGTACCCTATTGAGGAGCTTGGTCTGCCTCACCACACAGGTTCTCCGATCCCCGGTGATCCGGCCGGCAACATCATTTCAACGCCGATCCCGGAAGAGACTGGACCGAACGTTGTCGAAGCCAGGCCAGGAACCACGGCGACACCTGACGGCAATAGAATTTTGCCCCATGGTGGCAAGGGTGACCTGCCAGGGGGCTTTCCTCCACCTTCGATTGGAGTCCAGCCCAACCTGAGGACGGACACTGACGCGGACAAGGTTCTCGGACGAGCAGATCATCGGCATCCTGGCCGGGCACGAGGCAGGCGCCAAGTGCGCTGACCTGTGCCGCAAGCACGGTATGCCGGAAGACACTTTCTGCAACAGGAAGGCCAAGTCCGGCGGCATGACGGTGCCCGAGGCGAAGCGGCTGAAGGCGCTCGAAGACGAGAACGCCAGGCTGAAGACGCTGCTGGCCGAACAGATGCTCAATCTCGCCGCGATGAAGGAACTGGGTTCAAAACAGTGGGGACGCCTGCCGTGAAGCGCGACGCAGCCGCGCACCTGAGGTCCCTGCCTGGGCTCTCGGAACGGCGGGCGTGCCGGAGTGCCGGGGCGGATCGCAACATGGTCCGCGACCAGGCCCGGCGTGCGCCGGACAGGGTGCTGCGCGGCCGGTTGCGGGACTTGGCCAATGAGCGCCGCAGGTTCGGCTATCCACTGTCCGGCAGTGGTTTGCTTGCAAACCATGAGAGGGGCGGCTCTCCGTGCTGTTGCGCCGAGAGGGAGAAGCTTCGGGGATCAACCGGATTTATCGGCTCCGCCGCGGGGAGGGGCTGGCCGCGCGCCAGCGAAAGGCCCGGCGCAAGGCGGCCGCCACACGAGCCCCGATCCTCGTTGAGGCACGGCCCGACGCGCGCTGGTCATTGGATTTCGTCCAGGATCAATTCGCCGCCGGCCAGCGCGTCCGCGTTCTCGACCTGGTCGACGATGGCACCCGCGGCTGCCTGGCAGCGATCCCGGATACCTCTATCCCGGACCGCCGTGTGGCGCGTGAATTGACGGTCCTGATCGAGCGCCGCGGCAAGCCCGGGATGATTGCCGGCGGCAACGGGACGGAACTGACCTGTAATGCCATCCTGCGGTGGTGTTCCGGGCACCGGGCTGAATGGCCTTGCATCACGCCAGGCAGGCCGATGCAGAATGGCTTCGTGGACAGTTTCAACGGGCGAATGCGCGATGCGTTGCTCAACGTGACCATGTTCCGCGAGCTGGCCCAAGCGCGTGCCGTGATCGCTGCCTGGGCGGGCGATTGCTCAACCTGCGCTGATCGGCGTAAAAAGCAACCGGACTCCGGTCGCGGCTGGATGAACGTTCAGTGGCAGGTCATGCCGTGCCTACACCGCATTCTTCCATTTGGCCTGGGTCACGTAAACGATACTATCATCAACACTGACCATGACATCACCATCCTGAATATTGACCTGCAGCTTCATCGATCGACTTGCAAGGTTTCCCAAGTCACGGGTATCCGTCTCTGAAAAATTCACAACCTGAAGGTTATCAAACCGGGCGGTGCTGTTTTTGATCTTTTCCCACCACACCTCAGCGGTCCTGCCGTAACTATAGACAATCACCTCTTTGGCCTTGCCACAAGATTGACGAACAATCTTCTCGCTGGGAAGACCTAACGCTACCCATAATTCAAGCTCTCCACTCAGGCTTTTCTGCCAAATATCTGGCTCATCATCCGTTGAAAGACCCTTAGTAAGTTCCAATTGCTCATGGGCATTCAGCGCAAAAGCGAGAATACGCACCATCAACCGTTCATCCGTCTCCGAAGGATGCTTGGCGACGGTCAACTTGTGGGTCTCGTAATAGTGCCGATCCATATCGGATACGGAAAGCTCTACTTTATAGATGGTGGCCTTTTGCGCCATGATTTTTCCCGGGCTAGCGAAGATAGGGATGTTTAGAGCGCAGCGTGGCTTTGCGAAAGCGGAAAGCAACTGGCATCGCCCCGCAAGGTTCTCGACCCGCCGCCGACCTTAGAGCCATCACAGTGTTGAACTGAGCACGAATGGCCGGCCTGAGCAATCTGCTGGCAGCGTTTAACGAACCGGGCAACTGCGGCTGTGGGCCGGAGAACTCAGTCTCGGTGGATCATAGGTCGTGCATAGTGGGAATAGACTTAGCGTCGCTTGCCACGGACGTCTGGGGTCTTGTAGCCACGGGCCCTGGATTCAGAGCGTGTGTTGTTGTGGTTTTCCTCGACAAGCTTGCGCCACCGGCCAAGTCGCACTGGGTCGACCGCCCCAGCCGCAACCGCGGCCTGAACCTCACAGCCTGGCTCATGCGCGTGGGTACAATCCCGAAAACGGCACTTGGGTGCAAGCTCAGTGATCTCCGCGAACAGCATGTCTAGACCAGCCCGGACATCGCTGACATGCAGCGTACGCATTCCCGGCGTGTCAATCGCCCAACCGCCGCCCTTGATAGAGTGTAGGGAGCGAGACGTAGTTGTGTGGCGCCCCTTAGCATCGTCCTCCCGAATGCTGCCAGTAAGCTGTGCTTCCCCAGGTGGCTTGGCAGCAAGAGTGTTGAGCAGAGTTGATTTCCCCACCCCGGATGATCCGACAAGAGCAATAGTCTGCCCTGACCCGCACCACTGAGCTAAAGCCATCACTGCATTGCAGGTTTTCGCGTTCACCGCAACGGCGGCCACTCCGCGCTGCAGGTCTTCTGCCTGCTGCCGGTATGGCTCCGCATCCGCCACTTGATCGGCTTTCGTCAAGATAATCACGGGGTTTGCGCCGGCCTCATTTGCGAGGGCCAGATAACGTTCCAGCCGGGCTTGATTGAAATCGTCATTGCAAGAAGTAACGATGAAGAGCGTGTCCACATTTGCGGCGATCAGTTGCTGGGTCCGGGCACCCTCGGTCCGGCGCTGCAACAAGGCACGTCTTTCCAAACGGCGAATGACTATGTGGGTCCGTGGATCCGCCAAGATCCAGTCCCCCACGGCGAAATCTGCCGTAATCGTTTGGGCGGGGAGGTTCAGCTTCACCGGGCCGGTTTCAGATACAGCTGTCATGCGAGACCGGTGGACAGTCGCAATGCGCATCCGGGCTAAATCTGTCTCGTCAGGACCTAGCTGGTTGCCAAAGAACTGGGACCAGCCGAGGTTGGCCAACGACAGGGGTGATTGAACAATAGAATGTACCACGGTCACCGTGCATGGCCACGGCATCAGGGAAAAGCAAGTCCTTTCGGCCAGTTTTACTACCGTCAGGCAATAATCAAGGTTTCCTTACCTGATCGCTTCAACGTTGTCAGAAATGAGTAACGCCACGTGGGTCCGCTGCCTGAAATGACATTACTTTTGTCGGTTCCCGGCA harbors:
- a CDS encoding YaeQ family protein; amino-acid sequence: MAQKATIYKVELSVSDMDRHYYETHKLTVAKHPSETDERLMVRILAFALNAHEQLELTKGLSTDDEPDIWQKSLSGELELWVALGLPSEKIVRQSCGKAKEVIVYSYGRTAEVWWEKIKNSTARFDNLQVVNFSETDTRDLGNLASRSMKLQVNIQDGDVMVSVDDSIVYVTQAKWKNAV
- the rsgA gene encoding ribosome small subunit-dependent GTPase A gives rise to the protein MTAVSETGPVKLNLPAQTITADFAVGDWILADPRTHIVIRRLERRALLQRRTEGARTQQLIAANVDTLFIVTSCNDDFNQARLERYLALANEAGANPVIILTKADQVADAEPYRQQAEDLQRGVAAVAVNAKTCNAVMALAQWCGSGQTIALVGSSGVGKSTLLNTLAAKPPGEAQLTGSIREDDAKGRHTTTSRSLHSIKGGGWAIDTPGMRTLHVSDVRAGLDMLFAEITELAPKCRFRDCTHAHEPGCEVQAAVAAGAVDPVRLGRWRKLVEENHNNTRSESRARGYKTPDVRGKRR
- a CDS encoding amidohydrolase family protein, translating into MLGIQQPRSTPSSTKWSHWWIWTSSTARTACGGDRVYPFRSFRDAGGIVAAGSNAPVDVPSPQPFVNTAAGLIRADLLPANPLSKDENGEIMVVAVNAEEALELDDILAAYTVNGAIAMGQQDLTGSLEPGERADLIMIDTDIEAPSQNLETIWDIAETKFPLTVFDGEIIHDAR
- a CDS encoding purine-cytosine permease family protein — its product is METTSESFGAEPAGDVSNGYAAAAERGDAPLLPSERLWGFKEFTFANSALAIATWAFLIGGAVGLFVGPKEGIAAIVIGNIFGVVLTALATTVMTGRYGVEQFTALRSQFGYNGSRLVYLLAVIVLTMGWLAVLAMMFGRSIDGLTALASGGTASPVGIKTAIAAVGAILLTWYIVARGPTSIKVFNMIVSPALVLLMAGMLWLIFRQHSFAELMAMEALDPPFEDSHLNFIIAIEVNMAAGFSWWPYIGNLARLTRNERTAFWPNLVGIFGAAVLGEIVGLLAAVSLGDSDPTIWMTMIAGVGFGVLALAFIAFANITSMANILYSANVGLRQVGTAGVRRIGWGTLLFGFCIVPLLLAVVFPQIYDGFFIFLVWTSALNSALAGIGIADYFFLRRQRLDLRALHGRQENGAYQFLGGFNPIGLFALLAGFVTYVWLFNPQTLDNVEAFRYLTASLPSCAMAGLVHYVLTRLLANRLGWGNYPKN
- the betA gene encoding choline dehydrogenase — its product is MTQSYDYIIIGAGSAGCVLANRLSEDPKTRVLVLEFGGSDKSIFIQMPTALSIPMNGTKHNWRYYTLPEPGLDGRRVHCPRGKVLGGSSSINGMVYMRGHARDFDEWEELGAKGWGYANCLPYFQRAESWKGGGDEWRGDTGPLATNAGNEMENPLYRAFVAAGREAGYVTTDDPNGHLQEGFGPMHMTVKDGRRWSTANAYLKPAMSRPNLTVLTHAMTRRVILEGKRAVGVEYERGGQRHIAHATCEVLISSGPIGAPHLLQRSGIGPAEVLRKAGVGVQHDLPGVGENLQDHSEVYIQYACKEPITLNGKMGLWSKFLIGAEWILFKRGLSATNHFESGGFIRSDASLEWPDIQFHFLPAAMRYDGKEPLKEHGFMVLTGPNKPKSRGHVRLRSTDPFEQPDILFNYLEREEDREGFRKCLRLTREIVAQPAFDRYRGEEMAPGKDVRTDDEIDAWVRETMESTYHPCGTCRMGEDGMAVVDSELKVHGIGGLRVIDSSVFPSEPNANLNAPTIMLAERAADMVRGRTLLPPSNAAVGTAPGTGQTQRSSEPVRKI